A genomic segment from Pseudomonas mendocina encodes:
- a CDS encoding MFS transporter, which yields MTREWRLGVTGFGLIAVCYGFARFAFGLFLPQIDADLALPDAVGGLIAGGSFLGYCLAIVVAAQLTERLGARTVAFAAASVAMLGMLGIALAPSAFWLAAAVLLAGVSTGLASRPMAAIVQPQRQDGTNTLINAGTSAGVILSGPVALMFGAEWRLAYGVFAAAACVLAVLVVLHVPRTSAPPAQDHAGAALFSATLKRLVAASLLMGAASTALWSFGSEIVAQRLGWQSAGAGLLWVVIGAAGIAGAGAGALVARLGIDWAHRLCLAALAAAIILVGIGNVPALALLGGALFGAAYITLSGIYLVWGVAALSERPATGLTIAFLGIAVGQTLGAPVFGALASWLSLTHAVVLFALLALAAGAMRSTVVEAVPVRRSPHRAEKDPHEAGRRVTSNNRIR from the coding sequence GTGACCCGCGAATGGCGCCTCGGTGTCACGGGCTTCGGCCTGATCGCGGTGTGCTACGGTTTTGCCCGTTTCGCTTTCGGCCTGTTCCTGCCACAGATCGATGCTGACCTCGCTCTGCCGGACGCCGTTGGCGGCCTGATCGCCGGTGGCTCGTTTCTTGGCTACTGCCTCGCCATCGTCGTCGCCGCGCAACTGACCGAGCGCCTGGGGGCGCGTACCGTCGCATTCGCTGCAGCATCGGTCGCCATGCTCGGTATGCTCGGTATCGCCCTCGCGCCATCGGCGTTCTGGCTCGCCGCTGCGGTGCTGCTCGCGGGCGTGAGCACGGGGTTGGCTTCACGGCCCATGGCTGCGATCGTCCAGCCGCAGCGTCAGGACGGTACCAATACCCTGATCAACGCCGGCACCAGTGCAGGCGTGATTCTGTCCGGCCCGGTCGCGCTGATGTTCGGCGCCGAGTGGCGGCTGGCCTACGGCGTGTTCGCAGCCGCGGCCTGCGTGCTGGCCGTGCTGGTGGTTTTGCATGTGCCGCGTACCTCCGCGCCGCCTGCGCAGGATCATGCTGGCGCTGCGCTGTTCAGCGCCACCTTGAAGCGGCTGGTGGCGGCGTCCCTGTTGATGGGGGCGGCCAGCACGGCCTTGTGGTCATTCGGCAGCGAGATCGTGGCGCAGCGTCTGGGCTGGCAGAGCGCCGGGGCCGGATTGCTCTGGGTGGTGATCGGCGCCGCCGGGATCGCTGGTGCCGGGGCTGGGGCTCTGGTCGCCAGGCTGGGCATCGACTGGGCGCACCGATTGTGTCTGGCCGCACTGGCGGCGGCCATCATTCTGGTCGGGATAGGCAACGTGCCGGCTCTGGCGCTGCTCGGCGGCGCACTCTTTGGTGCGGCCTATATCACCCTGAGCGGCATCTATCTGGTCTGGGGCGTGGCTGCATTGTCAGAACGCCCCGCCACCGGGCTGACCATCGCCTTTCTTGGCATTGCCGTTGGCCAGACATTGGGCGCACCGGTGTTCGGCGCTCTGGCGAGCTGGCTGAGTCTGACGCATGCCGTCGTGCTCTTCGCGCTGCTGGCATTGGCAGCGGGCGCCATGCGTTCGACCGTGGTCGAGGCAGTGCCAGTGCGCCGAAGCCCCCACCGCGCAGAAAAAGACCCGCACGAGGCGGGTCGAAGGGTGACAAGCAACAACAGGATTCGGTGA
- a CDS encoding ATP-binding protein encodes MTPPNKEAFEVLLANCADEPIRFPGAIQPHGVLLTLSEPGLEIIQVSANVETLLAHTPQEVIGLPLHRLIGKAHADAVCKALVQPGFADAGPLHFHVNGKAFEGLLHRHEGVLILELEIHVENFQPRNVAGLNANLGRMLQRLQKASALQELYDISVREIQAMTGYDRVLIYRFEEEGHGQVIAEASAPSMEVFNGLFFPASDIPEQARELYRTNWLRIIPNADYQPVPLVPKLRPDTQTPLDLSFATLRSVSPIHCQYMKNMGVLSSMSISLLKGDQLWGLISCGNRQPLHVPHELRSACQTIGQVLSLQISALESLEINRQREEKIDALTLLNQAMNDSTPTVFDGLARRPDVLMALTAAGGVAIIEDKQLHRYGNCPEPQEIRALHKWLQDRGEPVFSSHHLSGVYPPAAQYPQVASGVLAMSLPKPVDNAVLWFRPEVKESINWSGDPRKPMGLENSDAGLRLRPRTSFEIWKVEMAGISTKWSQGDLFAAKDLRRSALEHDLARQVLREQEAVRARDELVAVVSHDLRNPMTVISMLCSMMQKTFSSDGPHTSRRIATALDTMQQAAGRMNTLLEDLLDTSKIDAGRYTITPQKLDVGHMFEEAQSLLAPLALDKDISISFEADPDLRIHADPERLFQVLSNLIGNAIKFTPRRGTVGVRAKSVGGDIVFSVRDSGEGIPEEHLPHVFDRYWTAKDGNPTGTGLGLYITQGIVEAHGGHIVVESELGKGSEFQFTVPALAESAL; translated from the coding sequence ATGACCCCACCGAACAAAGAGGCCTTCGAAGTACTGCTGGCCAACTGCGCCGACGAACCCATCCGCTTCCCCGGAGCGATTCAGCCTCATGGCGTACTGCTGACTCTCAGCGAACCCGGCCTCGAGATCATTCAGGTCAGCGCCAATGTCGAAACCTTGCTGGCGCACACGCCGCAAGAAGTGATCGGCCTGCCGTTACACCGGCTGATCGGCAAGGCCCATGCCGACGCGGTGTGCAAGGCGCTCGTGCAGCCTGGGTTTGCAGACGCCGGCCCGCTGCACTTTCACGTCAATGGCAAGGCATTCGAGGGCTTGCTGCACCGGCATGAAGGTGTGTTGATCCTGGAGCTGGAAATCCACGTCGAGAATTTCCAGCCGCGCAACGTCGCTGGGCTCAACGCCAACCTGGGACGCATGCTCCAGCGCCTGCAAAAAGCGAGCGCGCTGCAGGAGCTATACGACATCAGTGTCAGGGAAATTCAGGCGATGACCGGTTACGACCGGGTGCTGATCTACCGCTTCGAGGAGGAAGGTCACGGCCAGGTCATCGCTGAAGCCTCCGCCCCGTCAATGGAGGTCTTCAATGGTTTGTTCTTCCCCGCCTCGGATATCCCCGAGCAAGCTCGTGAGTTGTATCGCACCAATTGGCTGCGAATCATCCCCAATGCCGATTACCAACCGGTGCCTCTGGTACCGAAGCTGCGTCCCGACACGCAGACCCCGCTGGATCTGAGCTTCGCCACGCTGCGTAGCGTTTCCCCGATTCACTGCCAGTACATGAAGAACATGGGGGTGCTGTCGTCGATGAGCATTTCCCTGCTCAAGGGCGATCAGCTTTGGGGCCTGATCAGCTGCGGCAATCGCCAGCCGTTGCACGTACCGCATGAGCTGCGCAGCGCCTGCCAGACCATCGGTCAGGTACTCTCATTACAGATCAGCGCCCTGGAGTCGCTGGAGATCAACCGTCAGCGTGAAGAGAAAATCGATGCGCTTACGCTGCTCAATCAGGCCATGAACGACTCTACCCCGACAGTTTTCGATGGGCTGGCAAGGCGGCCTGACGTGCTGATGGCGCTAACAGCGGCTGGCGGTGTCGCGATCATCGAAGACAAGCAGTTACACCGATACGGCAACTGCCCGGAGCCCCAGGAAATCCGTGCGCTGCACAAATGGTTGCAAGACAGAGGCGAGCCGGTGTTTTCCAGCCATCACCTTTCAGGGGTCTATCCGCCCGCCGCGCAATACCCACAGGTGGCTAGCGGTGTACTGGCGATGAGCCTACCCAAACCGGTGGATAACGCTGTGTTGTGGTTTCGACCGGAGGTAAAAGAGAGCATCAACTGGAGCGGCGACCCGCGCAAACCCATGGGTCTGGAAAATTCCGATGCAGGCTTGCGCTTGCGGCCTCGCACTTCGTTCGAAATCTGGAAAGTCGAGATGGCTGGGATCTCAACCAAGTGGAGCCAGGGAGATCTGTTTGCGGCCAAGGACCTGCGCCGCTCGGCGCTGGAGCATGACCTCGCCCGCCAAGTACTGCGCGAACAGGAAGCGGTGCGTGCCCGTGACGAGTTGGTTGCCGTGGTTTCGCACGATCTGAGAAATCCCATGACGGTGATTTCGATGCTCTGCAGCATGATGCAAAAGACCTTCAGCTCCGACGGTCCGCATACGTCACGACGCATCGCCACAGCACTCGACACCATGCAGCAGGCTGCCGGACGAATGAATACGCTGCTCGAAGATTTGCTCGACACGTCGAAGATCGATGCCGGGCGCTACACCATCACCCCGCAAAAGCTCGATGTCGGGCACATGTTCGAAGAAGCGCAATCGTTGCTCGCACCACTGGCCCTCGACAAGGACATCAGCATTTCCTTCGAGGCGGATCCTGACCTACGGATTCACGCTGATCCCGAGCGGCTGTTTCAGGTGCTCTCAAACCTGATCGGCAATGCGATCAAGTTCACCCCACGCCGGGGCACAGTCGGCGTTCGCGCAAAATCTGTCGGCGGCGATATCGTATTTAGCGTGCGCGACAGCGGCGAGGGCATCCCCGAGGAGCATCTGCCTCATGTATTCGATCGTTACTGGACAGCAAAAGATGGCAATCCAACCGGGACCGGGCTTGGTTTGTACATTACCCAAGGCATAGTGGAAGCCCACGGCGGGCATATCGTCGTCGAGAGCGAATTGGGCAAGGGCTCGGAGTTTCAGTTCACCGTGCCGGCGCTTGCAGAAAGTGCCCTGTAG
- a CDS encoding tetratricopeptide repeat protein has translation MSKSSNVFNLVDGLLPQVAAIDIRQPGLLQMLYAGIGMPSLRIEEMATQGCVTYCQIKAGNRLRSLYDPHALRQHYEVLRAQAVAGDADALNDLGWLWLNGSRVEADPQLAQQLFRIAAMQGSAEALFNQAEQHAYGKGVVVDLHLASEYYELAFQQGVRCAAQALGGLYENGDEGFAADHAKALAWYRHGADEQDPMACYLLGRLALDELSSVFDPLLGLYWLQWAAMRGEVLASERLASFYYDSFDTPPDPDGLLHGFWRGVAIQQGSTSV, from the coding sequence ATGAGCAAATCGAGCAACGTGTTCAATCTTGTCGACGGGCTTCTTCCGCAAGTCGCCGCAATCGACATCCGCCAGCCAGGCCTACTGCAAATGCTTTACGCCGGTATAGGTATGCCGTCGTTGCGTATCGAGGAAATGGCGACGCAGGGCTGCGTGACCTACTGCCAGATAAAGGCCGGTAACCGGCTTCGGAGTCTCTACGACCCGCATGCCCTACGTCAGCATTACGAGGTGCTGCGCGCGCAAGCCGTCGCTGGTGATGCCGATGCGCTGAACGATCTTGGCTGGTTGTGGCTGAACGGCTCGCGTGTCGAAGCTGACCCGCAGTTGGCACAGCAACTGTTCAGGATCGCAGCCATGCAGGGCTCGGCTGAAGCACTGTTCAACCAGGCCGAGCAGCACGCTTACGGCAAGGGCGTGGTCGTCGATCTGCACCTGGCCAGCGAGTACTACGAATTGGCGTTCCAGCAGGGTGTTCGATGTGCCGCGCAGGCACTTGGCGGGCTTTACGAAAACGGTGACGAGGGCTTTGCCGCTGATCATGCCAAAGCCCTGGCTTGGTACAGGCATGGTGCCGATGAGCAGGATCCCATGGCCTGTTACCTGCTCGGCCGGTTGGCATTGGATGAGTTATCGAGTGTCTTCGATCCACTACTCGGGCTGTACTGGCTGCAGTGGGCGGCGATGCGGGGCGAAGTGCTTGCCAGCGAGCGTCTGGCTTCTTTCTACTACGACTCTTTCGACACCCCGCCTGACCCCGATGGGCTGCTTCATGGGTTCTGGCGAGGCGTGGCCATCCAACAGGGCAGCACCTCGGTATGA
- a CDS encoding biliverdin-producing heme oxygenase, which yields MQAKAREVPVLPVLQDLRAGTAKLHIRLEKQLPFFSVLLDTNAFQRLMQAYYGFYLPLENALLDSDVTPADFDLVSRLKAPTLRQDLHALGLSDEAIECLPVCQSLPAISCRPTWLGVLYVLEGATLGGQILRREMASRLGLDADNGAAFLDIYGAETGRRWRSFIAYLGSRSLDTDERGAVVRAAQATFACFERWLESREVLI from the coding sequence ATGCAAGCCAAGGCACGCGAAGTTCCTGTGCTGCCGGTGCTGCAAGATCTGCGGGCCGGCACTGCAAAACTGCACATCAGACTGGAAAAACAGCTTCCTTTTTTCTCAGTTCTTCTCGATACGAACGCCTTTCAACGGCTGATGCAGGCGTACTACGGTTTCTATCTGCCGCTTGAAAACGCGTTGCTCGACAGCGACGTGACGCCTGCCGATTTCGATCTGGTGTCGCGTCTCAAAGCACCGACCCTGCGCCAGGACCTGCATGCTCTAGGTCTGTCAGACGAGGCCATCGAGTGTTTGCCGGTCTGCCAGTCGTTGCCTGCAATAAGCTGCAGGCCCACCTGGCTGGGCGTTCTGTATGTGCTCGAAGGGGCAACACTCGGTGGACAAATCCTGCGCCGGGAAATGGCTTCGCGGCTGGGCCTGGATGCCGACAACGGAGCGGCATTCCTCGATATCTACGGTGCGGAAACCGGGCGACGCTGGCGCAGTTTTATCGCGTACCTGGGTAGTCGATCCCTGGATACGGACGAGCGCGGAGCCGTTGTCAGGGCGGCCCAAGCCACATTCGCCTGTTTCGAGCGCTGGCTCGAAAGCAGAGAGGTACTGATATGA
- a CDS encoding cupin domain-containing protein: MNIEQIVDFAQAGTAAEHYRPAAEKVLKGDPEQNVRNHYSSPCGQFSTGIWEGAVGQWTVNYTEYEYCEILQGVSVLRDADGNAKTVRAGDRFVIPAGFSGTWEVLEACRKVYVIFEPK, encoded by the coding sequence ATGAATATCGAGCAGATCGTCGACTTCGCCCAGGCCGGCACGGCCGCCGAACACTATCGCCCTGCTGCGGAGAAGGTGCTCAAGGGCGACCCCGAGCAAAACGTCCGCAACCACTACAGCAGCCCCTGCGGCCAGTTCAGCACCGGCATCTGGGAAGGTGCGGTGGGCCAGTGGACGGTGAACTACACCGAGTACGAGTACTGCGAGATCCTCCAGGGCGTATCTGTGCTGCGTGATGCCGATGGCAACGCCAAGACCGTACGCGCCGGTGACCGCTTCGTGATTCCCGCCGGGTTCTCCGGCACCTGGGAAGTGCTGGAAGCCTGCCGCAAGGTCTACGTGATCTTCGAGCCCAAGTAA
- the gabT gene encoding 4-aminobutyrate--2-oxoglutarate transaminase: MSKTNESLLQRRAAAVPRGVGQIHPIVAERAENATVWDVEGREYIDFAGGIAVLNTGHLHPKVIAAVQEQLTKLTHTCFQVLAYEPYIELCEEIAKRVPGDFAKKTLLVTSGSEAVENAVKIARAATGRAGVIAFTGAYHGRTMMTLSLTGKVVPYSAGMGLMPAGVYRAQAPCPLHGVSEDESIASIERIFKNDAQPQDIAAIIIEPVQGEGGFYVNSPAFMQRLRALCDQHGILLIADEVQTGAGRTGTFFATEQLGVVPDLTTFAKSVGGGFPISGVCGKAEIMDKIAPGGLGGTYAGSPIACAAALAVLKVFDEENLLARSNAVGEKLKAGLSKIAEKHKVIGDVRGLGSMVAIELFEGGDVHKPAAELVGKIVAKAREKGLILLSCGTYYNVIRFLMPVTIPDPQLEKGIAIVAECFDELA, from the coding sequence ATGAGCAAGACCAACGAATCCCTGCTGCAACGCCGTGCTGCCGCCGTACCGCGCGGTGTCGGCCAGATCCACCCGATCGTCGCCGAGCGCGCCGAGAACGCCACCGTGTGGGACGTCGAAGGCCGCGAGTACATCGACTTCGCCGGTGGTATCGCCGTACTGAACACCGGCCACCTGCATCCCAAGGTGATCGCTGCCGTTCAGGAGCAACTGACCAAGCTGACCCACACCTGCTTCCAGGTGCTGGCCTACGAACCCTACATCGAGCTGTGCGAAGAGATCGCCAAGCGCGTGCCGGGTGACTTCGCCAAGAAGACCCTGCTGGTCACCTCCGGCTCCGAAGCCGTCGAGAACGCCGTGAAGATCGCCCGTGCCGCCACCGGCCGCGCCGGCGTGATCGCCTTCACCGGCGCCTACCACGGCCGCACCATGATGACCCTGTCGCTGACCGGCAAGGTGGTGCCGTACTCCGCCGGCATGGGCCTGATGCCGGCTGGCGTGTACCGTGCCCAGGCGCCGTGCCCGCTGCATGGCGTGAGCGAGGACGAGTCCATCGCCAGCATCGAGCGCATCTTCAAGAACGACGCGCAGCCGCAGGACATCGCTGCGATCATCATCGAGCCGGTGCAGGGCGAGGGCGGTTTCTACGTCAACTCGCCGGCCTTCATGCAGCGCCTGCGCGCCCTGTGCGACCAGCACGGCATCCTCCTGATCGCTGACGAAGTGCAGACCGGCGCTGGCCGTACCGGCACCTTCTTCGCCACCGAGCAACTGGGCGTGGTGCCGGATCTCACCACCTTCGCCAAGTCCGTCGGCGGCGGCTTCCCGATCTCCGGCGTGTGCGGCAAGGCCGAGATCATGGACAAGATCGCCCCCGGTGGTCTGGGCGGCACCTATGCCGGCAGCCCGATCGCCTGCGCCGCGGCCCTGGCCGTGCTCAAGGTGTTCGACGAAGAGAACCTGCTGGCGCGTTCCAACGCCGTCGGTGAGAAGCTCAAAGCCGGCCTGAGCAAGATCGCCGAGAAGCACAAGGTCATCGGTGACGTGCGCGGCCTGGGTTCGATGGTCGCCATCGAGCTGTTCGAGGGCGGTGACGTGCACAAGCCGGCTGCCGAGCTGGTCGGCAAGATCGTCGCCAAGGCGCGCGAGAAGGGCCTGATCCTGCTGTCGTGCGGCACCTACTACAACGTCATCCGCTTCCTGATGCCCGTCACCATTCCGGACCCGCAACTGGAAAAAGGCATCGCCATCGTCGCCGAGTGCTTCGACGAACTGGCCTGA
- the gabD gene encoding NADP-dependent succinate-semialdehyde dehydrogenase, whose product MQLKDPQLLRQQAYIDGQWLDADSGQTIAVNNPATGEIIGHVPKMGRAETRRAIEAAEKALPAWRALTAKERANKLRRWFELLMENQDDLGRLMTLEQGKPLAEAKGEIAYAASFIEWFAEEAKRVYGDVIPGHQPDKRLIVIKQPIGVTAAITPWNFPAAMITRKAGPALAAGCTMVIKPASQTPFSALALVELAERAGIPKGVLSVVTGSAGEVGGELTSNPIVRKLSFTGSTEIGRQLMAECAQDIKKVSLELGGNAPFIVFDDADLDAAVEGALISKYRNNGQTCVCANRIYVQDGVYDAFAEKLIAAVGKLKIGNGLEDGTTTGPLIDEKAVAKVQEHIADAVNKGAKLALGGKLHALGGTFFEPTILVDVPKTAAVAKEETFGPLAPLFRFKDEAEVIAMANDTEFGLASYFYARDLGRVFRVAEALEYGMVGINTGLISNEVAPFGGVKASGLGREGSKYGIEDYLEIKYMCLGGI is encoded by the coding sequence ATGCAACTGAAAGACCCCCAGCTGCTGCGCCAACAGGCCTATATCGATGGCCAGTGGCTGGACGCCGACAGCGGTCAGACCATCGCCGTGAACAACCCGGCCACCGGTGAGATCATCGGTCATGTGCCGAAGATGGGCCGTGCCGAGACGCGCCGTGCCATCGAGGCTGCCGAGAAGGCGCTGCCGGCCTGGCGTGCGCTGACTGCCAAGGAGCGCGCCAACAAGCTGCGCCGCTGGTTCGAGTTGCTGATGGAGAATCAGGATGATCTTGGTCGCCTGATGACCCTGGAGCAGGGCAAGCCGCTGGCCGAAGCCAAGGGCGAGATCGCCTACGCGGCCTCCTTCATCGAGTGGTTCGCCGAGGAAGCCAAGCGTGTCTACGGCGACGTGATTCCAGGCCACCAGCCGGACAAGCGCCTGATCGTGATCAAGCAGCCGATCGGCGTCACCGCCGCCATCACCCCGTGGAACTTCCCTGCGGCGATGATCACCCGCAAGGCCGGCCCGGCACTGGCCGCCGGTTGCACCATGGTGATCAAGCCGGCTTCGCAGACGCCGTTCTCCGCCCTGGCCCTGGTCGAGCTGGCCGAGCGTGCCGGCATCCCCAAAGGTGTGCTGAGCGTGGTCACCGGCAGCGCCGGCGAAGTGGGTGGCGAGCTGACCAGCAACCCCATCGTGCGCAAGCTGTCCTTCACCGGCTCGACCGAAATCGGTCGCCAACTGATGGCCGAGTGTGCGCAGGACATCAAGAAGGTGTCGCTGGAGCTGGGCGGCAACGCGCCGTTCATCGTCTTCGATGACGCCGACTTGGACGCCGCTGTCGAAGGCGCGCTGATCTCCAAGTACCGCAACAACGGCCAGACCTGCGTCTGCGCCAACCGCATCTACGTGCAGGACGGTGTCTACGATGCCTTCGCTGAGAAGCTGATTGCCGCCGTGGGCAAGCTGAAGATCGGTAACGGTCTGGAAGACGGCACCACCACCGGCCCGCTGATCGACGAGAAGGCCGTGGCCAAGGTGCAGGAGCACATCGCCGACGCGGTGAACAAGGGCGCCAAGCTGGCCCTGGGCGGCAAGCTGCATGCCCTCGGTGGCACCTTCTTCGAACCGACCATCCTGGTAGACGTGCCGAAAACCGCTGCCGTGGCCAAGGAAGAAACCTTCGGCCCGCTGGCGCCGCTGTTCCGCTTCAAGGACGAGGCCGAGGTGATCGCCATGGCCAACGATACCGAGTTCGGCCTGGCCTCCTACTTCTATGCCCGTGACCTGGGCCGCGTGTTCCGCGTGGCCGAAGCGCTGGAGTACGGCATGGTGGGTATCAATACCGGCCTGATCTCCAACGAAGTCGCGCCGTTCGGCGGCGTGAAGGCTTCCGGCCTGGGCCGCGAAGGCTCCAAGTACGGCATCGAGGATTACCTCGAGATCAAGTACATGTGCCTGGGCGGCATCTGA
- a CDS encoding aldehyde dehydrogenase yields MTSLTRSDWEQRAKTLTIETRAFIHGEYRAAESGATFECISPVDGRLLGLVASCDQADAELAVKDARATFDSGVWSRMAPAQRKKVMIRFAELIEEHGQELALLETLDMGKPISDSLSIDVNSAANAIRWSGEAIDKVYDEVAATPHDQLGLVTREPVGVVAAIVPWNFPLLMSCWKLGPALATGNSIILKPSEKSPLTGIRIAQLAIEAGIPAGVFNVLPGFGHTVGKALALHMDVDTLVFTGSTKIAKQLMIYAGESNMKRVWLEAGGKSPNIVFADAPDLQAAAESAASAIAFNQGEVCTAGSRLLVENSIKDKFVPMVVEAIKAWKPGNPLDPATNVGALVDTTQMNNVLSYIQAGHDDGAKLVAGGKRVMEETGGTYVEPTIFDGVNNAMRIAKEEIFGPVLSVIGFDDQDEAIAIANDTVYGLAAAVWTSNLSRAHLVGKALRAGSVWINQYDGGDMTAPFGGFKQSGNGRDKSLHAFDKYTELKSTWIKL; encoded by the coding sequence ATGACTAGCCTGACTCGTAGCGACTGGGAACAGCGTGCCAAGACCCTGACTATCGAAACCCGTGCCTTCATCCACGGCGAATATCGCGCTGCCGAGTCCGGCGCCACTTTCGAGTGCATTAGCCCGGTCGACGGTCGTCTCCTTGGCTTGGTCGCCAGCTGTGATCAGGCCGACGCCGAGCTGGCGGTCAAGGACGCCCGCGCCACCTTCGACTCAGGTGTGTGGTCACGCATGGCGCCGGCCCAGCGCAAGAAGGTGATGATCCGTTTCGCCGAGCTGATCGAAGAGCATGGCCAGGAGCTGGCGCTGCTGGAAACCCTGGACATGGGCAAGCCGATCAGCGATTCGCTGAGCATCGATGTGAACAGCGCGGCCAATGCCATTCGCTGGAGCGGCGAGGCCATCGACAAGGTCTATGACGAGGTCGCCGCCACGCCTCACGACCAGCTCGGTCTGGTCACTCGCGAGCCGGTGGGGGTGGTCGCCGCCATCGTGCCGTGGAACTTCCCGCTGCTGATGTCCTGCTGGAAGCTCGGCCCGGCGTTGGCCACCGGTAACTCGATCATCCTCAAGCCCTCCGAAAAGTCGCCGCTGACCGGCATTCGCATCGCCCAGCTGGCCATCGAGGCCGGCATCCCGGCTGGCGTATTCAACGTGCTGCCGGGCTTCGGTCACACCGTCGGCAAGGCCCTGGCCCTGCACATGGATGTCGACACCCTGGTGTTCACCGGCTCGACCAAGATCGCCAAGCAACTGATGATCTATGCCGGCGAGTCGAACATGAAGCGCGTCTGGCTGGAGGCCGGCGGCAAGAGCCCGAACATCGTCTTCGCTGACGCACCGGACCTGCAGGCCGCTGCCGAGTCCGCTGCCAGCGCCATCGCTTTCAACCAGGGCGAAGTGTGCACAGCCGGTTCGCGCCTGCTGGTGGAGAACTCCATCAAGGACAAGTTCGTGCCCATGGTGGTCGAGGCGATCAAGGCCTGGAAACCGGGCAACCCACTGGACCCGGCGACCAACGTCGGTGCGCTGGTCGACACCACGCAGATGAACAACGTGCTGAGCTACATCCAGGCCGGTCATGACGACGGCGCCAAACTGGTGGCCGGCGGCAAGCGAGTGATGGAAGAGACCGGCGGCACCTACGTCGAGCCGACCATCTTCGACGGCGTGAACAACGCCATGCGCATCGCCAAGGAAGAGATCTTCGGCCCGGTGCTGTCGGTGATCGGCTTCGATGATCAGGACGAGGCCATTGCCATCGCCAATGACACCGTCTACGGCCTGGCTGCAGCGGTGTGGACCAGCAATCTGTCGCGCGCCCATCTGGTCGGTAAGGCATTGCGCGCCGGTAGCGTGTGGATCAACCAGTACGACGGCGGCGACATGACAGCGCCGTTCGGTGGCTTCAAGCAGTCCGGTAACGGCCGCGACAAGTCACTGCACGCGTTCGACAAGTACACCGAACTGAAGTCCACCTGGATCAAACTTTAA
- a CDS encoding TetR/AcrR family transcriptional regulator: MNIDAKLISVAEELFDRNGFNATGMDRLAQAAGMSSRTLYKHAGSKNELIAAVLMTRGQRFLQRLELDSVAALFDALASWMAEEGARGCLFLRAQGELGTALPEVTEVVAAYKARFSETVRRILTRQLGTRADEELVEQVVILFEGATAAASYRGLAAVATAGRAATLLALRGRA; the protein is encoded by the coding sequence ATGAATATCGACGCCAAGCTTATATCCGTTGCCGAAGAGCTGTTCGACCGCAACGGCTTCAACGCAACTGGCATGGACCGTCTGGCCCAGGCTGCCGGGATGTCCAGTCGCACGCTGTACAAGCACGCCGGCAGCAAGAACGAGCTGATCGCTGCCGTGCTGATGACGCGTGGGCAGCGTTTCCTGCAGCGCCTGGAGTTGGACAGCGTCGCGGCGCTGTTCGATGCACTGGCCAGCTGGATGGCCGAGGAGGGCGCGCGAGGCTGCCTGTTCCTGCGTGCCCAGGGCGAACTCGGCACGGCCCTGCCGGAAGTTACCGAGGTCGTGGCGGCTTACAAGGCACGTTTCAGCGAGACGGTGCGGCGGATTCTCACCCGACAGTTGGGCACCCGCGCCGATGAGGAATTGGTCGAGCAGGTGGTCATTCTCTTCGAGGGTGCGACGGCCGCGGCCAGCTACCGCGGCTTGGCGGCAGTGGCCACGGCGGGACGCGCGGCGACGCTGCTGGCACTGCGGGGGCGGGCGTGA